CTACGCGCGGGCGCGGAATGTGGGGGTCGGTCAGCTCTCGGCAGGGGCGTCGCCGGCAGCGGCGCGCTTGTCCTGCAGGGCGGCTGCCAGGCGGGCCACCTGCGAGGCCGGGGCGGCGAACAGCCCGGCGGCCTTGGTGAGGTTGCCCTTCATCGCGCCCGCCAGCTTGGCGAGCAGGACCTCACGGGAGTCGAGGTCCGCGATCTGGTTGACCTCGTCGACGGACAAGGGACGGCCATCCATGTAGCCGCCCTTGATGACGAGGGCCTTGTTCTCCTTCGCGAAGGTACGAAGCGCCTTCGCGGCGTCCACCGGCTCACCCTTGACGAAGGCGATGGCGGTGGGGCCGACAAGAAGGTCCTCGAGCCCGTCGAAGCCCGCCTCCGAGGCGGCGCGCTTGACCAGGGTGTTCTTCGCGACGGTGTACGCCACGCCGTCGCCGAGGGCGCGCCGCAGCTCGGTGAGCTGCGCCATGGAAAGCCCTCGGTACTCGGTGACGACCGCAGCCGAGCTGCCACGGAACCTGTCCGCGATCTCGGCGACGGCCTCAACCTTTCCAGGCTTTGCCATGGTCGCCTCCTCTCTGCTTCTTCGTCTCAATCCACAGCGAAGAGCGCGGACCGGGGGGTCCACGCCGGAGCAGGCTGGGAGAAACGAAAGAAGCCCCGGCGCAAGGGCACGGGGCTAGCAGATCCGACACGCACAAGCACGTCGTAAGTCGCCTCGTCCTCCTGCGCGGGCGCCCTCCCGGGCCTTAGTCCTCGCCCGCCAGGAGGCAGGAGAGAAAACCAGCGGTCTTCGGTGGAACACGGCCAGCGTACGTCAAGCCCCCACACGCACCCAAATCGGGGTCTCCCCTGGAGTCGGCTACCGGCCGGTGCCCCGCTGCGGGCACGATGGACGGCAACAGGAGGTGACCGTGTCGCAACCGAGCCAGAAGCCCGCGCAGATCAATGCGAAGGTCAAGAGCACCGCGATCAAGGCGGGCAAGTACGTAGGGCTCAAGCTGCTCAACTACGCCATATTCCTGCTCGTGCTCGCGGGGCTGTGGTGGTACTTCTTCGGTGG
The window above is part of the Allokutzneria albata genome. Proteins encoded here:
- the rplJ gene encoding 50S ribosomal protein L10, giving the protein MAKPGKVEAVAEIADRFRGSSAAVVTEYRGLSMAQLTELRRALGDGVAYTVAKNTLVKRAASEAGFDGLEDLLVGPTAIAFVKGEPVDAAKALRTFAKENKALVIKGGYMDGRPLSVDEVNQIADLDSREVLLAKLAGAMKGNLTKAAGLFAAPASQVARLAAALQDKRAAAGDAPAES